Genomic segment of Hydra vulgaris chromosome 11, alternate assembly HydraT2T_AEP:
AAGAAATGGATGTTATAAAAAATCCGACAATACGTGAAAAAATTGTACAAGGTATTATAAAACCTATTATATCATCTAAAGCAAAGTTTGGATTGGGTGTTGAAACTAAATCTATTCAAAAAAACTACCAACGATCAGTTAAAAAGACGAGGATAAAGGAGTAAATATTATGGATCCAAAGGATCTAATTCTAATGGGTCTGAAAGACTTAAAATGGACTGACAAACTTGCAAACGAACTTCATAGACCAGTTGTAAAGCAtttcaaaaatagaaaagttattgtaaatagAACCGATGAAATATTGGCTACTGATTTGGTCGACATGAAATCTTTTTCCAAACTCAATGacggtataaaatacttattaatggtgATAGATGTTTTTTCGAAGTATGGATGAATTGTTTCATTGAAAAGTATTACTGGAGTTGATGTTGctaatgctttaaataaaatctttaaagaaaGAAAGTGTCAAAAAATGTGGGTAGATAAAGGcttagaattttataataagtatgTTAAAGCGCTTGGTGTTGAGTTATATTCAActgaaaatcaagaaaaaagttGCGTAGTTAAACGTTGGAATAGAATAATgaaagataaaatgtttaattattttccagCTAATTCTACTGGAAAATATATTAACGTTTTAGACGAAATGGTAAATAAATACAACAACGCAAAGCATTCCTCAATTAAAATGACACCAGTTGAAGCTAgcgataaaaagaatgaaaatattgtttGGTTAGATCTAAATAGAAATGTACGATCAGAGTCAGAACCAAAGTTTTCAATTGGTGATAGAGTTAAGATAGTTAAAAAGAAGGTAACTTTTGAAAAAGGAATTCACCGAGATGGACTGAAGAAGTTTTTACAGTGTTACAGATTCAGTTCACAGATCCACCAACGTATAAAATAACTGACGATAATagtgaagaaatacaaggtactttttatggACAAGAAATGCAAAACACTgattaaaacatatttaggATTGGAAAAGTTATTTGTAAACTCAAAAACAAACCATTAGTAAAGGGGTATGGGTATTCTGATTCGTTCAACTCATGGGTTGATAATAATGAATTGATCTGTctgaaaaattgatttataaaaaattgcaaaaattgcaaaaatttttttagcaaagaGCTTATAGTTATAATGTAACCATAATACATTAATAATTATGGTTGTTATACTaccattattttatctttatattattttattttggctCAGAAATTATGGTTGGGATAATAGTTGAAATGAGTTAAGAATTTATAGATAAGTTTATGATTGAAATGACTTATGAGAATATAGATAAGTTTATAGCTAAATATGATATGAGTTTATGGTTATAGATAGAGTTGAAAAATTTTGGCCTAGAAGGCCCCTTTTATAGTAGTAGTCCCACCCTTTTATGTTATTcaatatatagtatttttaggATAGTAACTCAActttttaaagagatttttaaatcataaatccatactattattgaataaaaaattgacgACATTTctctcccttttttttttattttgtatatattttctgtttaataaaataagttggatttcacaaaaaaatatatcaacaaataataaaatgtaaagaacAGAAAATATGAGTGATGCAATACCACCACAATCTTTCTTAGTTTcccataatataatttaatatagtcaaaaaatattttaaaaatgcgggtttgagtttaatataaaatttaaaagtttaattaaaaaatttaaaatttataaacatattaaaaaaaaatacttttatgggCCTTATGTTGCAAATTATAGACCATTTTCaattctttcttgttttttataaatattatagcaTGTTATGTATAATAAGCTAttataattgaatatatatatatatatatatatatatatatatatatatatatatatatatatatatatatatatatatatatatatatatatatacatatatatatatatattgtatcaTATTTCTTtagtaaatgtaaataatattttttatcataaacagtttggattTAAATTT
This window contains:
- the LOC136087070 gene encoding uncharacterized protein LOC136087070 gives rise to the protein MDPKDLILMGLKDLKWTDKLANELHRPVVKHFKNRKVIVNRTDEILATDLVDMKSFSKLNDERKCQKMWVDKGLEFYNKYVKALGVELYSTENQEKSCVVKRWNRIMKDKMFNYFPANSTGKYINVLDEMVNKYNNAKHSSIKMTPVEASDKKNENIVWLDLNRNVRSESEPKFSIGDRVKIVKKKFGFKFVRSAEHAHPARYIFKAFDKEKYTRDKFIDLSEAFDKVNH